The following proteins come from a genomic window of Aquimarina sp. MAR_2010_214:
- a CDS encoding HmuY family protein produces MGSGWRFPYSSTAKLLDDRYYIIKDTIGNYYKLRFTAVVNESNERGNPKFEYTLLK; encoded by the coding sequence ATTGGAAGTGGTTGGCGATTCCCATATTCATCAACAGCAAAATTGCTTGATGATAGGTATTATATCATAAAAGATACCATTGGTAATTATTATAAACTTCGTTTTACCGCAGTTGTAAATGAAAGTAATGAAAGAGGAAACCCTAAATTTGAGTATACTTTGTTAAAATAA
- a CDS encoding ATP-binding protein, with protein sequence MEKFYAKIVVVLVLICCQYDALANEKYSIEQITVKDGLASNNIRSIYRDHLGYLWIGTVGGLHKFDGFYMQKFFYDDENDKSIPNNHINFIIEDDSLNLWIGTRRGLARYNREEDSFSTIVFDENSAGVHSFSKENNQLVFGFSTGLAFFNYKTNEFDVRLFEGEGPDYSISKLASFDSENFVIGSTRDGLWVYNKSSTNMIQIGDNEIEGVYDVLVDKKGILWVATNKNGIRLFEKNGEEIFDKTVNQLIDPKYHFVTDLVEKGNELYIATDGGGIIIFDQITRKIRKLQHQKGVENSLLSLPSNSITDLYFDHFGNLFVGTVRTGLIWINEVSAQSFAEVPFGNHFGLSNPTVLTLFEGNDGKIWIGTDGGGLNVFDPRHNTFEHIKEFQEGKIVSICAYGKDKLLVSFYHDKIRVFDKKRNTFEKEDNTSWLEEWSDSDSYIPTYLFHDKYGNIWNFGREKVELRTKDGEIDVLAKNNGWDIKQSITINIIEEINDEEFVASGVDGAYLINTSKKSVSNIFSLSDEKWNCEKYNNSIYSMIKIKDSIWMASSIGLFCYDNKKKQIYYNKNKFFSAVQSVTEGVDNSLWLGTNNGLYRYYLSDRSYQLYGRFKGVRIHEYMSGSVLKCRNGDVYFGAADGLVKINANQDVNESLTAPVTSIVDIITDGVRKTEHQEGNLLNNKIKLVWDNSSLRFNLVVNEKDIFRNRIYKIQFDGYLDKVIETTNPQVYFTHIPHGNHEIKIWCNLTDGSWPKEYTSISLFVPLPWWKSWWFIGGVIFLTLFVFIQMSLDFKKREKLKAELFIERERKEQEKLLHKKKQEFFTNISHELRTPLSLVYGPLKRLLGEQVFTKEEVFRNIKIMHGATLKMKRLVEQVLDIRKFEVGIGEVKLDMLQLNDWLHKYLKQFELEFETKGITLVVKLPEKEKVVALDEDKLDKILSNLLVNAIKYSPQNGQVFLSYTKKADKIEFVIADEGPGVLEEEKEVIFDRFFQGSNHLGGSGIGLTFVRKLVEFQHGKIWVNNRPEGGAEFSFYLPYTNNILSENNDNPAFDEVYSDKNEFVQDNNYEVLRDKVILIVEDDIDLRTFIARGLEQYCKVIEAANGEEAWHLALSHLPDIIISDIMMPKMNGFQLCEKIKNDVRISHLVVILLTAKSDEESRLLGYKGGADAYLSKPFSLDLLCVRVVNIIENRSLQKELVRVKQKIVPSLITYNNTDEVFLKRVITIIENNLDNPNFNVNMLNADFAMSRSAFYAKMKTISDLGVNEFIKLIRVDAAAELLRNTNLPVNEIAMKVGFDNQRYFSTVFKEMKHSTPTQYRESEK encoded by the coding sequence ATGGAAAAATTTTATGCCAAGATTGTTGTGGTTTTAGTATTAATTTGTTGCCAGTATGATGCGCTAGCCAATGAGAAGTATAGTATTGAACAGATCACAGTTAAAGATGGTCTGGCTAGTAACAATATTCGTTCTATCTATCGTGATCATTTGGGCTATTTATGGATAGGTACTGTTGGAGGATTGCATAAGTTTGATGGTTTTTATATGCAAAAATTCTTCTATGATGACGAAAATGATAAGTCCATACCAAACAATCATATTAATTTTATTATTGAGGATGATTCTTTAAATCTATGGATTGGCACACGTCGGGGATTAGCACGTTATAACAGAGAAGAAGATTCATTTTCAACTATCGTATTTGATGAAAACTCTGCAGGAGTTCATTCTTTTAGTAAAGAAAATAATCAACTGGTATTTGGTTTTTCTACTGGATTGGCATTCTTCAACTATAAAACTAATGAGTTCGATGTAAGACTCTTTGAAGGAGAAGGCCCAGATTATTCTATTTCTAAATTGGCTAGTTTTGATAGTGAAAACTTTGTCATTGGATCAACTAGAGATGGGCTATGGGTATATAATAAGTCATCAACCAATATGATTCAAATTGGGGATAATGAAATTGAAGGTGTTTATGATGTCTTGGTCGACAAAAAAGGAATACTATGGGTTGCTACCAATAAAAATGGGATAAGACTTTTTGAAAAAAATGGAGAAGAGATTTTTGATAAGACCGTAAATCAACTGATAGACCCTAAGTATCATTTTGTAACAGATTTAGTTGAAAAAGGGAATGAGCTATACATTGCTACCGATGGTGGCGGGATCATAATATTTGATCAAATAACCCGAAAGATTAGGAAATTACAACATCAAAAAGGAGTAGAGAATTCATTACTCTCTTTACCTAGTAATTCTATTACCGATTTATATTTTGACCATTTTGGAAACCTTTTTGTAGGTACAGTTCGTACTGGTTTGATCTGGATCAATGAAGTATCTGCTCAATCTTTTGCTGAGGTTCCTTTTGGTAATCATTTCGGGTTGTCTAATCCAACTGTTTTAACACTATTTGAAGGTAATGATGGTAAAATCTGGATAGGAACCGATGGAGGAGGGTTAAATGTGTTTGATCCTAGACATAATACATTTGAACATATAAAGGAATTTCAAGAAGGAAAAATTGTTTCGATATGCGCATACGGAAAGGATAAGCTTTTGGTGAGTTTTTATCATGATAAAATTAGAGTATTTGATAAAAAACGAAATACGTTTGAAAAAGAAGACAATACCTCTTGGTTAGAAGAGTGGAGTGATTCAGATTCTTATATCCCTACATATCTTTTTCATGACAAATATGGTAATATCTGGAATTTTGGAAGAGAAAAAGTAGAGCTAAGGACTAAAGATGGTGAAATAGATGTATTAGCAAAGAATAATGGGTGGGATATAAAACAGTCTATAACGATTAATATTATTGAAGAAATCAATGATGAAGAATTTGTTGCCAGTGGAGTGGATGGAGCATATCTAATAAATACTTCAAAAAAATCGGTTAGCAATATTTTTTCATTATCTGATGAGAAATGGAATTGCGAAAAGTATAATAATTCTATTTATTCGATGATCAAAATAAAGGATAGTATATGGATGGCTTCTTCTATAGGACTCTTCTGCTACGACAATAAAAAGAAACAAATCTATTATAATAAAAACAAATTTTTCTCAGCTGTGCAGAGCGTTACAGAAGGAGTAGACAATAGCCTATGGCTAGGAACCAATAATGGACTGTATCGTTATTATCTTTCTGATAGAAGCTATCAACTTTACGGGAGATTTAAAGGAGTACGAATCCATGAATACATGAGTGGTTCAGTATTAAAATGTAGAAATGGAGATGTGTATTTTGGAGCTGCAGATGGATTAGTAAAAATTAATGCCAATCAAGATGTTAATGAATCATTAACTGCTCCTGTGACTTCTATTGTTGATATCATAACTGATGGTGTTCGAAAAACAGAACATCAAGAGGGTAACCTGCTAAATAATAAAATTAAATTAGTTTGGGATAATTCAAGTTTACGTTTCAATTTGGTAGTAAATGAAAAAGATATTTTTCGTAATAGAATATATAAAATTCAATTTGATGGATATTTAGATAAAGTTATAGAAACTACTAATCCGCAAGTTTATTTTACGCATATCCCGCATGGAAACCATGAAATAAAAATATGGTGCAATCTTACAGATGGAAGTTGGCCTAAAGAATATACGTCAATATCACTTTTTGTTCCATTACCCTGGTGGAAAAGTTGGTGGTTTATTGGCGGTGTTATTTTTCTGACATTATTTGTTTTTATTCAGATGTCATTAGACTTTAAAAAGCGAGAAAAACTAAAGGCTGAGCTATTTATAGAAAGAGAACGGAAAGAACAAGAGAAGTTACTTCACAAAAAAAAGCAAGAATTCTTTACTAATATTTCACACGAACTAAGGACTCCTCTAAGCCTGGTTTATGGTCCGTTAAAGCGTTTGTTGGGTGAACAGGTTTTTACAAAAGAAGAGGTCTTTCGAAATATAAAAATAATGCACGGCGCTACCCTTAAAATGAAACGATTAGTAGAGCAGGTTTTGGATATTCGAAAGTTTGAAGTAGGGATAGGAGAGGTCAAATTGGATATGTTGCAGTTAAATGATTGGTTACATAAATATTTAAAACAGTTCGAACTCGAATTTGAAACAAAAGGCATAACTCTTGTTGTTAAACTGCCAGAGAAAGAAAAGGTTGTAGCTCTAGATGAAGATAAATTGGATAAAATCCTTAGCAATTTATTAGTCAATGCGATTAAGTATTCTCCTCAGAATGGACAAGTGTTTTTAAGTTATACAAAAAAAGCTGATAAAATTGAATTTGTGATTGCTGATGAAGGACCAGGGGTTTTAGAAGAAGAAAAGGAGGTTATTTTTGATCGCTTCTTTCAAGGAAGTAATCATTTAGGAGGTTCAGGAATTGGATTAACATTTGTTCGTAAACTAGTAGAGTTTCAGCATGGCAAAATTTGGGTAAATAATAGACCCGAAGGAGGAGCCGAGTTTAGTTTTTACCTACCATATACAAATAATATACTATCAGAAAATAATGACAATCCAGCATTTGATGAGGTTTATTCTGATAAAAATGAATTTGTACAGGATAATAATTATGAAGTATTGCGAGATAAAGTGATTTTGATTGTTGAAGATGATATCGACTTGAGAACTTTTATTGCTAGAGGACTTGAACAGTATTGTAAGGTCATTGAAGCTGCCAACGGAGAAGAGGCATGGCATTTGGCCCTGTCTCATTTACCAGATATTATTATTTCTGATATAATGATGCCAAAAATGAATGGTTTTCAATTATGTGAAAAAATCAAGAATGATGTTCGCATAAGTCATTTAGTAGTTATACTCTTAACTGCTAAGAGTGATGAAGAAAGTCGATTATTAGGATATAAAGGGGGGGCTGATGCATATCTGTCAAAACCTTTTAGTTTGGATTTGTTATGTGTTCGAGTGGTGAATATTATTGAAAATCGAAGTCTTCAAAAAGAATTAGTAAGAGTGAAACAAAAAATTGTTCCCTCATTGATAACCTACAATAATACGGATGAGGTTTTTCTTAAAAGAGTGATTACTATTATAGAAAATAATCTCGATAACCCTAATTTTAATGTAAATATGTTAAATGCTGATTTTGCAATGAGTAGATCTGCATTTTATGCAAAAATGAAAACTATATCTGATTTAGGTGTTAACGAATTTATTAAACTCATTAGAGTTGATGCTGCTGCAGAATTATTAAGAAACACCAATCTCCCTGTAAACGAGATAGCCATGAAAGTCGGGTTCGACAACCAACGATATTTTAGTACAGTTTTTAAAGAAATGAAACATTCTACACCTACTCAATATCGTGAAAGTGAAAAATAA
- a CDS encoding DUF2271 domain-containing protein, whose translation MKKTVIFKVFSIAVTIFTLFGFKSSIESNTYKCMIQMTNYTGEGAYIVISLLDPNGNYEKTLYVQGDDEEWYHDITDWWKFYGKKRQDIDAITGATVSGGGRSINIIEIESNKIDSGYKIRFETAVEDQEYYKNDVEFELTSETIKSKVEGKGFIRYIRMMPQ comes from the coding sequence ATGAAAAAAACAGTAATATTTAAAGTGTTTTCAATAGCAGTTACAATTTTTACACTATTTGGATTTAAAAGTAGTATAGAAAGTAATACTTACAAATGCATGATACAAATGACAAATTATACCGGAGAAGGTGCATATATTGTCATTTCTTTATTAGACCCAAATGGCAACTATGAAAAAACACTATATGTACAAGGTGACGATGAAGAATGGTATCATGATATTACCGATTGGTGGAAATTCTATGGAAAAAAACGTCAAGATATTGACGCTATTACGGGAGCAACTGTAAGTGGTGGTGGACGATCTATCAATATTATTGAAATTGAAAGCAATAAGATTGACTCTGGCTATAAAATACGTTTTGAAACTGCTGTAGAAGATCAAGAATATTACAAGAATGATGTAGAGTTTGAGCTAACATCTGAAACCATAAAAAGTAAAGTTGAAGGAAAAGGGTTTATACGATATATTCGTATGATGCCACAATAA
- a CDS encoding TonB-dependent receptor, translating into MSVLKKLPLLLLLLCSLNLMYSQAVIQGVVKSESNESVPYANVFIKGTNLGAQAQEDGAFTINNVPFATYEIVASAVGYNELSQKIAVSGDLSNLIFVLQNDTQLEEVELFGSRNKRAEKLETLTRLPLKPNEQLQSISILSNKLIDQQNALTLSEVTKNVAGVYTFATYGNIRESMSLRGYRGIPLLKNGVRINSDFRGVGIVTDMAGVDNIQVLKGISAISQGLGGDLGSVGGVINIVTKTPKFYSGGEVTLRAGSYGKVRPTFDFYGPLNKEKTVAFRVAGSYDRADSYRVKVNSERFYINPSLAWRPDDKTSIVLEMDYTDNSTTPDQGTINLGDYSTNNILKLPDSKFLGFESDRYTSVNSTYAVRFERKINSDLTIKAGYFASDLETYNEGAYAFEGGGRSGLPELSNTQRYREYYGGGRSDKNSVLQIDLVGKAIETGFLKHTFQVGVDYRNTTFDNTAYTANYPDNDNDPNNDPPTYVDIIDVTQPINNTLPSAISLTVNPARATGSKTKSYGFTIQDKISVTKWADVFLGLRYTSLERTKGNFIGRSLTGAKRDDAFNPLAGINIKPNENIIIFGSYASSSNPMTSFYRDINGEELGTERWDQFETGIKSKWLNKALRFNVTYFLTSSKNLNLQAIDPAGNFLGYYLKGGEDTRNGIEIELIGRVLPNLEIIGGYSYLDAKYKNHASYYFNSSPLNTPKHTANFWARYNFKKHVKGLSLGAGAYYLGERPHNVWSRNYTHTGVVPGVKPFDLKAYTTVNVQASYKFNNKLSLDVFANNVFNEIGYNAYRTVYLNRIQPVSFGTVLRYKF; encoded by the coding sequence ATGTCAGTCTTAAAAAAATTACCCCTATTACTACTTCTTCTATGTAGCTTAAATTTAATGTATAGTCAAGCTGTTATACAAGGTGTTGTAAAAAGCGAATCTAACGAGTCGGTTCCTTATGCAAATGTTTTTATTAAAGGAACCAATCTAGGTGCACAGGCACAAGAAGATGGTGCTTTTACCATTAACAATGTTCCTTTTGCCACCTACGAGATAGTAGCTAGTGCTGTTGGATATAATGAACTTAGCCAAAAGATAGCTGTATCAGGAGATTTATCAAATCTTATTTTTGTATTACAAAATGATACTCAGTTAGAAGAAGTTGAGCTTTTTGGCTCTAGAAATAAAAGAGCAGAAAAACTAGAAACACTAACTCGACTTCCTTTAAAACCAAATGAGCAATTACAAAGTATCTCGATCTTGTCTAACAAACTTATTGATCAGCAAAATGCACTCACTCTAAGTGAAGTTACCAAAAATGTAGCTGGTGTTTATACTTTTGCTACTTATGGCAACATTAGAGAGAGTATGTCTTTAAGAGGATATAGAGGTATTCCTCTACTAAAAAATGGAGTTAGAATTAATTCTGATTTTAGAGGAGTTGGTATTGTTACTGATATGGCTGGAGTAGATAACATTCAGGTATTAAAAGGTATTTCTGCAATTAGCCAAGGTCTGGGAGGAGATTTAGGTTCTGTAGGAGGCGTAATTAATATAGTTACCAAAACTCCAAAATTTTATAGTGGAGGCGAAGTAACTTTAAGAGCAGGTAGCTACGGAAAAGTACGCCCTACTTTTGATTTTTATGGCCCATTAAATAAAGAAAAAACAGTAGCTTTTAGAGTTGCTGGTTCATATGATAGAGCAGACAGTTATAGAGTAAAAGTAAACTCAGAACGTTTTTATATTAATCCTTCTCTAGCATGGAGACCAGATGATAAAACTTCTATTGTTTTAGAAATGGATTATACAGATAATAGTACAACTCCTGATCAAGGTACAATCAATCTTGGAGATTACAGCACTAATAATATTTTGAAATTACCAGATTCAAAATTTTTAGGTTTCGAATCCGATAGATATACTTCTGTAAACAGTACTTATGCTGTAAGGTTCGAAAGAAAAATAAACAGTGATTTAACTATAAAAGCTGGATATTTTGCTTCTGACCTAGAAACTTATAATGAAGGAGCCTATGCTTTTGAAGGTGGAGGAAGATCAGGTTTACCTGAATTATCTAATACACAACGATACAGAGAGTATTATGGTGGAGGAAGAAGTGATAAAAATAGTGTGCTGCAGATTGATCTTGTTGGTAAAGCTATTGAAACAGGATTTCTAAAGCATACGTTTCAAGTTGGTGTAGATTATAGAAACACAACTTTTGACAATACTGCTTATACAGCTAACTATCCAGATAATGATAATGACCCTAATAATGATCCTCCTACTTATGTAGATATTATAGATGTAACTCAACCAATAAATAACACCTTACCATCAGCGATATCGTTAACAGTTAATCCGGCAAGAGCTACAGGATCAAAAACAAAATCTTATGGTTTCACTATTCAAGATAAAATCTCTGTTACAAAATGGGCAGATGTATTTTTAGGACTGCGATACACCTCTTTAGAGAGAACAAAAGGTAATTTTATTGGCCGTAGCCTAACTGGTGCCAAACGTGATGATGCTTTTAACCCTCTGGCAGGAATAAATATTAAGCCAAACGAAAATATTATTATTTTTGGCTCTTATGCCAGCAGCTCTAACCCTATGACATCATTTTATAGAGATATTAATGGTGAAGAGTTGGGTACAGAACGATGGGATCAATTCGAAACAGGAATTAAATCTAAATGGTTAAACAAAGCCTTACGTTTTAATGTTACTTACTTCTTAACGAGTAGTAAAAATCTAAACCTACAAGCAATTGATCCTGCAGGTAATTTCTTAGGATATTATTTAAAAGGAGGAGAAGATACCAGAAATGGTATAGAAATAGAATTAATTGGTCGAGTATTACCAAATTTAGAAATAATCGGAGGCTATTCTTACTTAGATGCCAAATATAAGAACCACGCATCATATTATTTTAATTCTAGCCCTCTAAATACACCTAAACATACAGCCAATTTTTGGGCACGTTATAACTTCAAAAAACATGTAAAAGGTCTGTCTTTAGGTGCGGGAGCTTATTATTTAGGAGAACGACCACATAATGTATGGTCCAGGAATTATACACATACTGGAGTAGTGCCTGGGGTTAAACCATTTGACTTAAAAGCATATACTACGGTAAATGTACAAGCATCATATAAATTTAATAACAAATTAAGTTTAGATGTTTTCGCAAATAATGTTTTTAATGAAATTGGATATAATGCATATCGTACAGTATATCTTAACAGGATTCAACCTGTTAGTTTTGGAACAGTATTGCGATATAAATTTTAA
- a CDS encoding DUF6607 family protein codes for MKRFTFSSLLLLAFVFTTNAQSKKVQDKNAIKKMCGCYEVTFNFAETFQYSKDSLYKPSKTKVASALEWAQLIEDDKNKVSIQHLLQVGDPSKPHIVKHWRQDWIYQNTNFYMFNGNNSWNYESKSASEVKGQWTQKVYQVDDSPRYEGSATWVHVDGKSFWENRTDAPLPRREYTKRSDYNVTVRGNRHEITKNGWVHDQNNDKVIREAGKADVILAKEKGYNTYVKVDDSKCKAAANWWKENNQKWALVRNKWENVYGRNADLVLEAKVDNKPLYKHLFSDENIKEKDINKVIESFVIK; via the coding sequence ATGAAACGATTTACTTTTTCATCACTTTTATTATTAGCATTTGTATTTACTACAAATGCGCAGAGCAAAAAGGTCCAGGATAAAAATGCCATAAAAAAGATGTGTGGCTGTTATGAAGTGACTTTTAATTTTGCTGAAACTTTTCAGTATAGTAAAGATTCTCTTTATAAACCTTCAAAGACAAAAGTTGCTTCAGCACTAGAATGGGCCCAGCTAATTGAAGATGATAAAAACAAAGTTTCTATTCAGCATTTATTACAGGTTGGAGATCCATCAAAACCTCATATTGTAAAACATTGGAGACAAGATTGGATATATCAAAACACCAATTTTTATATGTTTAATGGAAATAATTCTTGGAACTACGAGAGTAAGTCTGCGTCTGAAGTAAAAGGACAATGGACTCAAAAAGTATATCAGGTAGACGATAGTCCTCGTTATGAAGGTTCTGCAACCTGGGTGCATGTAGATGGAAAAAGTTTTTGGGAAAACAGAACAGATGCACCACTACCAAGACGAGAATATACCAAAAGAAGCGATTACAATGTAACTGTTAGAGGAAATAGGCATGAGATTACTAAAAACGGTTGGGTCCATGATCAAAATAATGATAAAGTAATACGTGAAGCAGGTAAAGCTGATGTTATTTTGGCTAAGGAAAAAGGATATAATACTTATGTAAAAGTAGACGATAGTAAATGTAAAGCCGCCGCAAACTGGTGGAAAGAAAACAACCAGAAATGGGCTTTGGTTCGTAACAAATGGGAAAATGTTTATGGTAGAAATGCTGACCTGGTATTAGAAGCCAAAGTCGATAACAAACCATTATATAAACATTTATTTTCTGATGAAAATATAAAAGAAAAAGATATTAATAAAGTCATTGAATCCTTTGTTATTAAATAA
- a CDS encoding ankyrin repeat domain-containing protein: MNTIKLLATAFILFVSGIQAQTKNVFLEREFWETKPSVEAIEQKITEGNNPSELNRYGFDAVVYAILEKADNTIIKHLLSKKGNGVNKLTHDKRTYVFWAAYKGNLELVKHLINNNARLDLKDSHNFSPLTFAAVAGQTNTEIYDVFIKNGIDVKSDLDEKGANALLLLIGHLKDFELVDYFAGKGLNLDSIDNNGNGVFNYTAYKGNKTMLELLIKKGLPYKNPSVNGDNAILAATIGSRSGYNPLSFIKYLEGLGINPNITNKDGITPLHNIAYGNRDLNTFNYFLDKEVNSNQKDDKGNTPLLNASHSNTLEVVKLLVKKTNDINTINKEGHSALTNAIKNNTIDVVDFLISQKADVNVIDSKGNDLGYYTLKSYNPNKVDQFKKKIDALTKKGLDITKPQKNGNTMYHLAIEKNDLELLKMVPYYNIDINAKNKEGITVLHKAAMNAQNNKILAYLLSIGADKTIKTDFEESVFDLASENEVLKRKNVDLNFLK; encoded by the coding sequence ATGAATACAATAAAATTATTAGCCACAGCATTTATTTTGTTTGTAAGTGGCATACAAGCTCAGACAAAAAATGTTTTTTTAGAAAGAGAATTCTGGGAAACCAAGCCCTCTGTAGAGGCGATAGAGCAAAAAATAACAGAAGGGAATAATCCTTCAGAATTGAATCGATATGGATTCGATGCTGTAGTATATGCTATTTTGGAAAAAGCAGACAATACTATAATAAAACATTTGCTTTCTAAAAAAGGGAATGGCGTTAACAAGTTAACCCATGATAAACGAACCTATGTATTTTGGGCAGCTTATAAAGGAAATCTTGAATTGGTAAAACATCTTATTAATAATAATGCCAGATTAGATTTAAAAGATTCACACAATTTTTCACCATTAACTTTTGCTGCCGTCGCAGGACAAACTAATACAGAAATCTACGATGTATTTATAAAAAACGGGATTGATGTTAAAAGTGATTTAGATGAAAAAGGAGCCAATGCTTTATTACTATTAATTGGTCATTTAAAAGATTTTGAACTTGTAGATTATTTTGCGGGCAAAGGGCTTAACCTTGATAGCATAGACAACAATGGAAACGGAGTTTTTAACTATACAGCTTATAAGGGCAACAAAACCATGTTGGAGTTATTAATAAAAAAGGGATTGCCTTATAAAAATCCAAGTGTCAACGGGGATAACGCTATTTTGGCAGCTACTATAGGCTCACGTAGCGGTTATAATCCATTGAGTTTTATCAAGTACTTAGAAGGTTTAGGCATTAACCCGAACATTACTAATAAAGATGGAATAACACCACTGCATAACATCGCTTATGGTAATAGAGACTTAAATACATTCAACTACTTTTTAGATAAAGAGGTGAATAGTAATCAAAAGGATGATAAAGGTAATACTCCTTTGTTAAATGCATCTCATAGCAATACCTTAGAGGTAGTAAAATTATTGGTAAAAAAGACAAATGATATAAATACCATTAATAAAGAAGGACATTCTGCGCTAACCAATGCCATAAAAAATAATACAATAGATGTGGTTGATTTTCTGATTAGTCAAAAAGCCGATGTAAATGTAATTGATTCTAAAGGGAATGATTTAGGATACTATACACTAAAATCATATAACCCTAATAAGGTTGATCAATTCAAAAAGAAAATAGATGCTTTGACTAAAAAAGGATTGGATATTACCAAACCTCAAAAAAACGGAAATACAATGTATCATTTAGCCATAGAGAAAAATGATCTGGAATTATTAAAAATGGTTCCTTATTATAATATCGACATCAATGCTAAGAATAAAGAAGGAATTACAGTTTTACATAAAGCAGCGATGAATGCCCAGAATAATAAAATCTTAGCATATTTATTATCTATTGGAGCCGATAAGACTATTAAAACTGATTTTGAAGAATCTGTATTTGATTTGGCAAGTGAAAATGAAGTATTAAAAAGAAAAAACGTAGATTTAAATTTTTTAAAATAA